One Etheostoma cragini isolate CJK2018 chromosome 6, CSU_Ecrag_1.0, whole genome shotgun sequence DNA window includes the following coding sequences:
- the LOC117946815 gene encoding nectin-2-like isoform X2 — protein sequence MKTCRKLPVILLKLIYITLHPVLEAQEVKVLPEVTGYVGRDVTLPCQFVQAPQGTNITQLQWTLQPPEGKEIIIIVVHFPSQHNVHESFKDRVGIAEQSLIIRGVEMRDAGSYTCSITSFPSGSLKGTTNLVVKEQMILSSAVVSAIVISILLLLAITAAIVYLIFIRRHCIYIDTCGPVVDVDRTSGILRDEDVVYSDVKLKPSKDATPPSNEKHTVDEDVTYSEIVVGRIHQMR from the exons ATGAAAACTTGCAGAAAATTACCTGTCATACTGCTGAAGTTAATTTACATCACATTACACCCAG TTCTTGAGGCCCAAGAAGTCAAAGTATTGCCTGAAGTGACAGGATACGTCGGGCGTGATGTCACCCTGCCATGCCAATTCGTCCAAGCACCCCAAGGCACCAATATTACTCAGCTTCAGTGGACTCTCCAGCCACCAGAAGGAAAGGAAATAATCATTATTGTTGTTCATTTTCCATCTCAACATAATGTTCATGAATCATTCAAGGACAGAGTGGGTATTGCGGAACAATCTTTGATCATTAGAGGTGTGGAAATGAGAGATGCAGGGTCATACACCTGCAGCATCACCTCCTTTCCCAGCGGTTCATTAAAAGGAACCACCAACCTTGTTGTTAAAG AACAGATGATTTTATCTTCAGCTGTGGTTTCTGCTATAGTGATATCTATCCTGTTGCTGTTGGCGATCACGGCAGCCATAGTTTACCTCATCTTTATCAGAAG ACACTGCATCTACATTG ATACATGTGGACCAGTGGTGGATGTGGACAGAACATCTGGGATTTTAAGAGACGAG GATGTGGTCTACTCTGACGTCAAGCTTAAACCATCCAAAGACGCTACACCTCCATCCAATGAGAAACACACAGTGGACGAAGATGTCACATACTCTGAAATTGTAGTTGGTCGTATTCACCAAATGAGATGA
- the LOC117946815 gene encoding nectin-2-like isoform X1: MKTCRKLPVILLKLIYITLHPVLEAQEVKVLPEVTGYVGRDVTLPCQFVQAPQGTNITQLQWTLQPPEGKEIIIIVVHFPSQHNVHESFKDRVGIAEQSLIIRGVEMRDAGSYTCSITSFPSGSLKGTTNLVVKEQMILSSAVVSAIVISILLLLAITAAIVYLIFIRRHDRTLRHCIYIDTCGPVVDVDRTSGILRDEDVVYSDVKLKPSKDATPPSNEKHTVDEDVTYSEIVVGRIHQMR, encoded by the exons ATGAAAACTTGCAGAAAATTACCTGTCATACTGCTGAAGTTAATTTACATCACATTACACCCAG TTCTTGAGGCCCAAGAAGTCAAAGTATTGCCTGAAGTGACAGGATACGTCGGGCGTGATGTCACCCTGCCATGCCAATTCGTCCAAGCACCCCAAGGCACCAATATTACTCAGCTTCAGTGGACTCTCCAGCCACCAGAAGGAAAGGAAATAATCATTATTGTTGTTCATTTTCCATCTCAACATAATGTTCATGAATCATTCAAGGACAGAGTGGGTATTGCGGAACAATCTTTGATCATTAGAGGTGTGGAAATGAGAGATGCAGGGTCATACACCTGCAGCATCACCTCCTTTCCCAGCGGTTCATTAAAAGGAACCACCAACCTTGTTGTTAAAG AACAGATGATTTTATCTTCAGCTGTGGTTTCTGCTATAGTGATATCTATCCTGTTGCTGTTGGCGATCACGGCAGCCATAGTTTACCTCATCTTTATCAGAAG ACATGATCGTACGCTTAGACACTGCATCTACATTG ATACATGTGGACCAGTGGTGGATGTGGACAGAACATCTGGGATTTTAAGAGACGAG GATGTGGTCTACTCTGACGTCAAGCTTAAACCATCCAAAGACGCTACACCTCCATCCAATGAGAAACACACAGTGGACGAAGATGTCACATACTCTGAAATTGTAGTTGGTCGTATTCACCAAATGAGATGA
- the LOC117946480 gene encoding carcinoembryonic antigen-related cell adhesion molecule 5-like gives MENKMLQMAACLALIFSSVCVGEGILPLGPLSGAVAGTVKFTTTLSPPGSPFLLVSWSFKEVNIITFTSTNVTEPGYVNRISLDQATGGLELRNLVLEDSGEYTVTITQDGGQQKQGKTTLNVYALITGATIQTPAAILIEDKSSTNLSCEASGSISTRVWMKDGQLLEKSGRVSFSTDNRTVFVQPVHSSSHGTYQCRVSNPVSTMTAARNLSVNFGPHNVSISGPSSAALGQRVTLQCTANSVPPAKFSWMFNGNETHVNNSMYIIERLEAESIGNYTCTSRNMVTMLENSTVLNLRASCAAPCWSFLLMLMSALTVRKLM, from the exons ATGGAGAACAAGATGCTCCAGATGGCTGCTTGTTTGGCACTGATTTTTTCAA gtgtgtgtgtgggtgaaggAATCTTACCCCTTGGGCCCCTGAGTGGAGCAGTAGCGGGGACAGTGAAGTTCACCACCACCCTCAGTCCTCCTGGGAGTCCATTCCTCCTGGTCAGCTGGAGCTTCAAAGAGGTGAATATCATCACCTTCACCAGCACAAATGTCACTGAGCCTGGATATGTCAACAGGATCTCTTTAGACCAAGCCACGGGAGGCCTGGAGCTCAGGAACCTGGTGCTGGAGGACAGCGGGGAGTACACAGTCACCATCACACAGGACGGAGGGCAGCAGAAACAGGGCAAGACTACACTGAATGTGTATG CACTGATAACCGGAGCCACCATCCAAACCCCTGCAGCTATTTTAATAGAAGACAAAAGCTCCACCAACCTCAGCTGCGAGGCGTCCGGGTCCATCAGCACCAGAGTTTGGATGAAGGATGGCCAGCTGCTCGAAAAGAGTGGCAGAGTCAGTTTCTCAACAGACAACAGGACAGTATTCGTGCAACCTGTTCACAGTTCCAGCCACGGCACCTACCAGTGTCGAGTCAGCAACCCAGTCAGCACCATGACTGCAGCCCGTAATCTCTCTGTGAACT TTGGTCCACATAACGTATCAATTAGTGGACCTTCTTCAGCTGCCCTTGGCCAGAGAGTGACACTGCAGTGCACAGCCAACTCTGTCCCACCAGCAAAATTCAGCTGGATGTTCAACGGCAATGAGACACATGTTAATAACTCCATGTACATCATAGAGAGGTTGGAGGCAGAAAGCATCGGTAATTACACCTGCACTTCCAGAAATATGGTGACCATGCTGGAAAACTCTACAGTTCTGAATCTGAGAG CATCCTGCGCTGCTCCCTGCTGGTCATTTTTACTGATGCTGATGAGTGCGCTGACTGTGAGAAAGTTAAtgtaa